The nucleotide window TAAATGTTCCTTACATCACCTAGAAAATTATCTCTACGACACAAGAATAAAAGCAAATGATACTTAGGACAGGACAACATACATAAATAAATAATTGAAAGCATATGAGGATAACACTGACCACAGAAGTGAAGGTGCTCTCTGAAGACAACAGACTTCCAGTGTAAGTACCAACAGATGTGGAATTTCTCATCCCAAAATCAATGTAAGTCTTGGTAACTGGATTATATAGTCTTAGCGATCCTGGTGCAGAGAGAACTATCTTCCCGTCATTTAGAATTTCCAAGGGTTGAGCGAAGAGATTTTCAGGTTGGAAATCTAAGCTGTAGCTTTTATTCCAGAGACATTTCTCACTATCCATCAAAAACCATAAGTCCAAAGAGCAACCTTCAGGATTGTGTGCCATAACTAAGAACCCATCCAAATTTACCAGTGATAGCTCCAAGTATAGACTAAAGTAACCGCACCTGCCATTGCTGTCCTTAACAAAGCTGCGCACTGGCTTTGGTCCTTGGACAATCCCCATCCACTCCTCTGTCTCAAGGTTGAACAAAGCCATGCTACCTGGTTTGACACGGACCCCAGAAAACGTAAAACGTTTGTATAGAAAATCCAACAAGAAATAAACGACTCCTTTGACAACAATACTTCTGTTACGGTTACTTGTGACAGGGGCCGGAGGGCCCTGTTTGCCCCTCCATCTTGCATTGCGACCATCATCAAGGGTGATGACCTCACAGGCATCGGGCTGGACTCATGATCAAAATTATCGATGCTAACACAGCGTAGGGCCTTGTATTCTCCCGTGGTGACAACCTGTCCCAAGTCAAATGATTCTGGAAAGAAATGTTGCACATGTGCATGCTCCTTTGCGCGGCAACTGGGCAATGCAAAAGTATCGCCCGTGGCAGGGTTGATCACATGGCAGCCCTTATGTCCGGTGACACAAATAAGGTCCAGCCGGCGTGTGCGCACCATCCTGGCATTCTTCATGGTGGTGGCTATCCGCTTAACAACATGGCCAGACAAGTCCATAATGTTAATGGTGCCTCTTTCAAACATCTCACAGTTACATGCGACGATTAGTGGCTCGGGGTGATGGGACTTGTGCGCTGCAACGAAGAGCGGATCCGAGAGGAGGGACCTCCAGGATGGGCAGACTGCTCGGAAGAGGCATAGCGTCTTCGCCGGGAGGCGCACGAGGATGTGGC belongs to Triticum urartu cultivar G1812 unplaced genomic scaffold, Tu2.1 TuUngrouped_contig_5607, whole genome shotgun sequence and includes:
- the LOC125529451 gene encoding uncharacterized protein LOC125529451, whose protein sequence is MPPKVTIAASNDAVLPEDMLRHILVRLPAKTLCLFRAVCPSWRSLLSDPLFVAAHKSHHPEPLIVACNCEMFERGTINIMDLSGHVVKRIATTMKNARMVRTRRLDLICVTGHKGCHVINPATGDTFALPSCRAKEHAHVQHFFPESFDLGQVVTTGEYKALRCVSIDNFDHESSPMPVRSSPLMMVAMQDGGANRALRPLSQVTVTEVLLSKESFISCWIFYTNVLRFLGSVSNQVAWLCSTLRQRSGWGLSKDQSQCAALLRTAMAGSLRLYNPVTKTYIDFGMRNSTSVGTYTGSLLSSESTFTSVLYSFQLPRGAACVRKAVAASPHAAWAGAGGWFVRQLGINESNRLNVALPVAAISPSKPANMM